A single window of Cervus canadensis isolate Bull #8, Minnesota chromosome 17, ASM1932006v1, whole genome shotgun sequence DNA harbors:
- the LOC122454947 gene encoding translation initiation factor IF-2-like — protein MTARRRRRVGDEEGEPRPTKESRGHPAGRRAPSTGPRPRRGGRAAARGGGAPRQPSGAPGPPPPRTAGTRSHPTRPENKVCGQRRGGALSGMRECGSERKRRHICSAARACAPPSPGRGGGRVGRGRSDPPPRPPRPRRRAARGCGAGARGPRGTLTLGPGAAPALGPVAGRGRGGSWLPTARAAAARPPPASTRARRLLLPPSLRALDVQTRGSGAYCERLGRGGEGARRSRWDRAPAGSPSAEPGPPPPGALLGGAEAWPLADLPLCTPPPSPQAWAFRHWSPKATAPHPTLNQLPVL, from the exons ATGACCGCGAGGAGACGGAGAAGGGTGGGCGACGAGGAAGGGGAACCGAGACCGACCAAGGAGAGCCGTGGACACCCGGCCGGACGGCGAGCGCCTTCAACAGGTCCCCGGCCCCGGCGTGGGGGGCGCGCGGCGGCCCGGGGGGGGGGCGCCCCCCGACAGCCCAGCGGCGCGCccggccctcccccaccccggacGGCGGGGACGCGCAGCCACCCCACCCGCCCCGAGAATAAAGTTTGTGGGcagcggcggggcggggcg ctCTCCGGCATGAGGGAATgtggaagtgaaaggaaaagacgACATATTTGCAGCGCGGCCAGGGCCTGCGCGCCGCCGTCCCCGGGGAGAGGCGGGGGGCGGGTCGGCCGCGGCCGCAGCGACCCACCCCCGCGCCCCCCGCGCCCCCGCCGGCGCGCCGCCCGGGGCTGCGGGGCCGGGGCCCGGGGGCCGCGCGGGACACTCACCCTGGGTCCGGGCGCGGCTCCTGCGCTGGGGCCCGTggcgggccggggccgggggggCTCCTGGCTGCCCACCGCCCGGGCTGCTGCTGCGCGCCCGCCGCCCGCCTCCACGCGCGCCCGCCGCCTGCTCCTGCCGCCCTCCCTCCg AGCCCTGGACGTCCAGACTCGAGGGAGCGGGGCGTACTGCGAGCGCCTGGGccggggtggggaaggggctcGGAGGAGCCGCTGGGATCGGGCCCCCGCAGGCTCGCCCAGCGCAGAGCCTGGGCCTCCGCCCCCGGGCGCGCTGCTGGGGGGCGCCGAGGCGTGGCCGTTGGCC gacCTGCCACtctgcacccctccccccagcccgcAGGCCTGGGCCTTTAGACACTGGAGCCCCAAGGCCActgcccctcaccccaccctaAACCAGCTCCCGGTGCTGTGA